One region of Populus trichocarpa isolate Nisqually-1 chromosome 4, P.trichocarpa_v4.1, whole genome shotgun sequence genomic DNA includes:
- the LOC7487403 gene encoding U-box domain-containing protein 21 yields MIVSWRLRRKSKKNKNPSQEINSDMEIMIPRHFCCPISLDLMKDPVTLSTGITYDRESIEKWIEDGNLTCPVTNQVLASFDQIPNHSLRKMIQDWGVENRSYGFERIPTPRVPVTSYEVSEICRRVNFATQRGEQKKCQELVRKIKNWGKESERNKRCVVENGAGCVLSACFESFASVAMEKDEDLLGEILSALVWMFPLGEGGQSRLGSIVSLNCLVWFLKRGDLSARQNAALVLKNLLALDQRHVNALVKIEGVVEALVKLIKEPICPTATKASLMAIFYMTSPSSLNEKMIPTFVEMGLVSLIIEILVDGDKSICEKALGVLDHICDCKEGREKAYENALIVAVLIKKILNVSDLASELSVSILWKLFKNYGERSEDGDDDAEGGVVVEALQVGAFQKLLVLLQVGCGYSTKKKLKELLKLLNLCRVKLDCFDSSADFKYVKRSY; encoded by the coding sequence ATGATTGTTTCTTGGAGATTAAGGAGAAAgtccaagaaaaacaagaatccaAGCCAAGAAATCAATTCGGACATGGAAATCATGATTCCTAGACACTTCTGTTGCCCGATTTCTCTTGACTTGATGAAAGATCCGGTCACATTATCGACAGGAATCACATACGATAGAGAAAGTATCGAAAAATGGATCGAAGATGGCAACCTAACATGTCCGGTTACAAACCAGGTGTTAGCCAGCTTTGATCAGATTCCGAATCATTCCCTGCGCAAGATGATTCAAGATTGGGGTGTTGAGAATCGTTCTTATGGGTTTGAAAGGATTCCTACGCCTCGTGTCCCTGTGACATCGTACGAGGTTTCGGAGATTTGTAGGAGGGTTAATTTTGCAACTCAACGAGGCGAGCAAAAGAAGTGTCAAGAGCTGGTTAGGAAGATCAAGAATTGGGGTAAAGAGAGTGAGCGCAACAAGAGATGCGTTGTGGAGAATGGGGCTGGTTGTGTTTTATCGGCTTGCTTCGAGTCCTTTGCAAGTGTTGCAATGGAGAAAGATGAGGATTTGTTGGGAGAGATTTTATCAGCTTTGGTATGGATGTTTCCACTTGGTGAAGGCGGCCAAAGTAGGCTTGGATCCATCGTGTCTTTGAATTGTTTGGTATGGTTCTTGAAGAGGGGAGATCTTTCAGCCAGGCAAAATGCAGCTTTGGTGCTTAAAAATCTTCTTGCTCTAGATCAAAGGCATGTAAATGCCCTGGTGAAGATTGAAGGAGTGGTTGAAGCTTTGGTTAAGTTAATCAAGGAGCCTATTTGCCCAACAGCCACCAAAGCTTCATTGATGGCAATTTTCTACATGACTTCACCATCAAGTCTCAATGAGAAGATGATACCAACATTTGTGGAAATGGGTTTGGTTTCATTGATCATAGAGATTCTAGTTGATGGAGATAAAAGCATATGCGAGAAGGCACTAGGTGTTTTGGACCATATTTGTGATTGCAAAGAAGGGAGAGAAAAGGCCTATGAGAATGCTCTCATTGTAGCTGTTTTGATCAAGAAAATCTTGAATGTATCAGATTTGGCATCAGAATTGTCAGTTTCCATTCTCTGGAAGCTTTTCAAGAATTACGGAGAGAGATCAGAGGATGGCGATGATGATGCAGAAGGAGGTGTTGTAGTTGAAGCACTTCAAGTGGGTGCTTTCCAGAAGTTGTTGGTCTTATTGCAAGTGGGCTGTGGTTATAGCACAAAGAAGAAGCTTAAAGAGTTGCTAAAATTGTTGAATCTTTGTAGAGTTAagttagattgttttgattctTCAGCAGATTTCAAGTATGTCAAAAGGTCATACTGA